The following proteins are encoded in a genomic region of Neovison vison isolate M4711 chromosome 12, ASM_NN_V1, whole genome shotgun sequence:
- the LOC122891014 gene encoding olfactory receptor 9K2-like, whose translation MSDKGTSNHSEVTDFILVGFRVRPELHILLFLLFLLVYAMILLGNVGMMTVIMTDPRLNTPMYFFLGNLSFIDLFYSSVIAPKAMINFWSESKSISFASCVTQLFLFALFIVAEGFLLAVMAYDRFIAICNPLLYSVQMSTRLCIRLVAGSYFCGCISSVLQTSMTFTLSFCASRTIDHFYCDDRPLQRISCSDLYFHKIVSFFLCSIIILPTIIVIIVSYMYIVSTVLKMRSSEGRKKAFSTCSSHLGVVSVLYGAIVFMYVIPDRFPELSKVASLCYTLVTPMLNPLIYSLRNKDVKEALRKILGKKAFLFHSILTVT comes from the coding sequence ATGAGTGACAAGGGGACAAGCAATCACTCAGAAGTGACTGACTTCATTCTTGTAGGCTTCAGGGTCCGCCCAGAACTCCAcattctcctcttcctgctctttctgcTTGTGTATGCCATGATCCTTCTAGGGAATGTGGGGATGATGACCGTTATTATGACTGATCCAAGGTTGAACACACCAATGTATTTCTTCCTAGGCAACCTCTCCttcattgatctcttctattCTTCTGTTATTGCACCCAAGGCTATGATCAACTTCTGGTCTGAAAGCAAGTCCATCTCctttgccagctgtgtgacccagcTCTTTCTCTTTGCCCTTTTCATTGTGGCTGAGGGATTTCTCCTGGCAGTCATGGCTTATGACCGCTTCATTGCCATCTGCAACCCACTCCTCTACTCTGTCCAGATGTCAACTCGTCTCTGCATTCGGTTGGTGGCTGGTTCCTATTTTTGTGGCTGCATCAGCTCAGTTCTTCAGACGAGCATGACATTTACTTTGTCCTTTTGTGCTTCCCGCACCATTGATCACTTTTACTGTGATGACCGTCCACTTCAAAGGATTTCTTGTTCTGATCTCTACTTTCATAAgatagtttcctttttcttatgcAGCATTATTATTTTGCCTACCATAATAGTCATTATTGTGTCCTATATGTATATTGTGTCCACAGTTCTAAAGATGCGCTCCTCTGAGGGACGTAAGAAAGCCTTCTCCACTTGCAGCTCTCACCTAGGAGTCGTGAGTGTACTGTATGGTGCCATCGTCTTTATGTATGTCATCCCTGACAGATTCCCTGAGCTGAGTAAAGTGGCTTCTTTATGTTACACCTTAGTCACTCCCATGTTGAATCCTTTGATTTACTCCCTGAGAAACAAAGATGTCAAAGAAGCTCTGAGAAAGATCCTGGGGAAAAAAgcatttctatttcattctattttaacaGTGACATAA